A part of Clostridium novyi genomic DNA contains:
- a CDS encoding NAD(P)/FAD-dependent oxidoreductase: MDYDVLILGGGLIGCAVAYELSKYSLNIALIEKDYDIADDVALVNSSVVFDGIQSHDNIMSNLEFMGMNMMKDLIKKFNIPYKEINSLIIAQSKEDEEEIDKIYKRAKSRNVPNINIIDSNEIKKLEPNLNIKATKAIQSKNTFVICPYDLGIAYGEVAFDNGVSFKLEEIVEDIKGTSKGFKVVTNKNKFTCKMVINTTPEDYNFEGFKEKKASQKGYLKYFLLENDTKSILNNIIFTRNKNKELVYAYPTVQGNYITSVNTSNNITYGECYNTVVKLVKNIEPEDINTFYNSPFYNDPIIIDDSLVDRGYIKISGKNYAEVTMTASISKIICETIENNLKCKLKSNFNDKRREIYKFKDMTNKERNQLISVNKDYGKIVCACNMVTEGEIVDAIRRPLGARTVEGIKRRTGAGAGTCKGSHCLNKIIAILARETNKNMTDIVKDSKNSRILLNRIKEFNNM; this comes from the coding sequence ATGGATTATGATGTACTTATACTAGGTGGGGGATTAATAGGATGTGCCGTTGCTTATGAACTTTCAAAGTATAGCTTAAATATAGCACTTATTGAAAAAGATTATGATATAGCAGATGATGTTGCTTTAGTTAATTCATCTGTAGTATTTGATGGAATACAAAGCCATGACAATATAATGTCTAATCTAGAGTTTATGGGAATGAATATGATGAAAGATTTAATAAAAAAGTTTAATATTCCATATAAAGAAATAAATTCTTTAATAATTGCTCAAAGTAAAGAAGATGAAGAGGAAATAGATAAAATATATAAGAGAGCAAAGTCAAGAAATGTACCTAATATTAATATTATAGATTCTAATGAAATAAAAAAATTAGAGCCAAATTTAAATATAAAAGCAACAAAGGCTATACAGTCTAAAAATACCTTTGTAATATGTCCATATGATTTAGGAATTGCTTATGGAGAAGTAGCCTTTGATAATGGTGTTTCCTTTAAACTTGAAGAGATAGTAGAGGATATAAAGGGAACAAGTAAAGGATTTAAGGTAGTAACTAATAAAAATAAGTTTACTTGTAAAATGGTTATAAACACTACCCCAGAGGACTATAATTTTGAGGGATTTAAAGAAAAGAAGGCTAGTCAAAAAGGATATTTAAAATATTTTTTACTAGAAAATGATACAAAATCAATTTTAAATAATATTATATTTACTAGGAATAAAAACAAGGAATTAGTATATGCATATCCTACGGTTCAAGGGAATTATATAACATCAGTAAATACTAGTAATAATATAACTTATGGAGAGTGCTATAATACAGTAGTAAAGTTAGTGAAAAATATAGAGCCTGAAGATATTAATACTTTTTATAATTCTCCTTTTTATAACGATCCTATAATTATAGATGATAGTTTAGTTGATAGAGGATATATTAAAATATCAGGGAAGAATTATGCTGAGGTTACTATGACTGCATCTATTTCTAAGATAATATGTGAAACCATAGAAAATAATTTAAAATGTAAGTTGAAAAGTAATTTTAATGATAAGAGAAGAGAAATTTATAAATTTAAGGATATGACAAATAAAGAAAGAAATCAATTAATAAGTGTAAATAAGGATTATGGTAAAATAGTATGTGCTTGTAATATGGTTACTGAAGGTGAAATTGTAGATGCCATAAGGAGACCCCTTGGTGCTAGGACTGTTGAGGGAATAAAAAGAAGGACTGGTGCTGGAGCGGGTACTTGCAAAGGATCTCATTGTTTAAATAAAATAATAGCTATTTTGGCTAGAGAAACTAATAAGAATATGACAGATATAGTAAAGGATTCTAAAAATTCTAGGATATTATTAAATAGAATAAAAGAGTTTAATAATATGTAA
- a CDS encoding DUF1667 domain-containing protein, translating to MNESKKVFTSIVRIKGSRYNVVPVKSSEPIEKDLLIECSKALSRIHIGAPIKAGDIICRNILNTGVDIICTRSICK from the coding sequence ATGAATGAATCTAAAAAGGTATTTACATCTATTGTAAGAATAAAAGGGTCAAGGTATAATGTGGTTCCAGTAAAAAGCAGTGAACCAATAGAAAAGGATTTATTAATAGAGTGTTCAAAGGCGTTAAGTAGAATACATATAGGTGCTCCTATAAAAGCTGGAGATATCATATGTAGAAATATTTTAAATACTGGTGTAGATATAATTTGTACTAGGAGCATTTGCAAGTAA